One Vulpes lagopus strain Blue_001 chromosome 18, ASM1834538v1, whole genome shotgun sequence DNA window includes the following coding sequences:
- the YTHDF1 gene encoding YTH domain-containing family protein 1 isoform X1, with protein MSATSVDPQRTKGQDTKVQNGSLHQKDTVHDNDFEPYLSGQSNQSNSYPSMADPYLSSYYPPSIGFPYSLNEAPWSTGGDPPIPYLTTYGQLSNGDHHFMHDAVFGQPGGLGNNIYQHRFNFFPENPAFSAWGTSGSQGQQAQSSAYGSSYTYPPSSLGGTIVDGQTGFHSETLNKAPGMNSLEQGMVGLKIGDVTTSAVKTVGSVVSSVAMTGVLSGNGGTNVNMPVSKPTSWAAIASKPAKPQPKMKAKSGPVIGAALPPPPIKHNMDIGTWDNQGPVPKAPAPQQAPAPQSAPQPQPVVQPLPTQPPPLAQPQYPSPQQPPQTRWVAPRNRNAAFGQSGGTSGDGNSPGNTQPSSAPTVESHPVLEKLKAAHSYNPKEFDWNLKSGRVFIIKSYSEDDIHRSIKYSIWCSTEHGNKRLDGAFRAASSKGPVYLLFSVNGSGHFCGVAEMKSPVDYGTSAGVWSQDKWKGKFDVKWIFVKDVPNNQLRHIRLENNDNKPVTNSRDTQEVPLEKAKQVLKIIASYKHTTSIFDDFSHYEKRQEEEEVVRKERQNRNKP; from the exons AGTAACAGTTATCCCTCCATGGCGGATCCTTACCTGTCCAGCTATTACCCACCGTCCATCGGATTTCCTTACTCCCTCAATGAGGCACCCTGGTCTACCGGAGGGGACCCTCCGATCCCATACCTCACCACTTACGGACAGCTCAGTAATGGAGACCATCATTTTATGCATGATGCTgtgtttgggcagcccgggggtcTGGGGAACAACATCTATCAGCACAGGTTTAATTTCTTCCCTGAAAACCCTGCCTTCTCAGCCTGGGGGACAAGTGGGTCTCAGGGGCAGCAGGCTCAGAGCTCGGCATATGGGAGCAGCTACACTTACCCACCAAgctccctgggtggcacaattgtGGACGGGCAGACAGGCTTTCACAGCGAGACTCTCAACAAGGCCCCTGGGATGAACAGCCTGGAGCAGGGCATGGTGGGTCTGAAGATTGGGGACGTCACCACCTCTGCCGTCAAAACTGTGGGGTCGGTCGTTAGCAGTGTGGCGATGACTGGTGTCCTTTCTGGCAACGGTGGGACAAACGTCAATATGCCAGTTTCAAAGCCAACCTCGTGGGCTGCCATTGCCAGCAAGCCGGCAAAACCACAGccgaaaatgaaagcaaaaagcGGACCTGTAATTGGGGCCGCCCTGCCCCCTCCGCCGATAAAGCATAACATGGACATTGGCACGTGGGACAACCAGGGGCCCGTGCCCAAGGCTCCGGCCCCGCAGCAGGCTCCGGCCCCCCAGTCAGCCCCACAGCCTCAGCCAGTTGTGCAGCCTCTTCCTACTCAGCCTCCCCCTTTGGCCCAGCCACAGTATCCAAGCCCTCAGCAGCCACCCCAAACCCGCTGGGTCGCCCCTCGCAATAGAAATGCGGCATTTGGGCAGAGCGGAGGGACCAGCGGTGATGGTAACTCGCCTGGAAATACCCAGCCTAGTTCTGCCCCCACCGTGGAGTCCCACCCGGttcttgaaaaactgaaagctgCCCACAGCTATAACCCTAAAGAGTTTGATTGGAATCTTAAAAGTGGACGCGTGTTCATAATAAAAAGCTACTCTGAGGACGACATCCACCGCTCCATCAAGTACTCCATCTGGTGCAGCACAGAGCACGGCAACAAGCGCCTGGACGGGGCATTTCGCGCCGCGAGCAGCAAGGGGCCTGTGTACCTGCTCTTCAGCGTCAACGGGAGTGGGCACTTCTGCGGGGTGGCTGAGATGAAGTCACCCGTGGACTATGGCACAAGCGCTGGCGTCTGGTCTCAGGACAAGTGGAAAGGCAAGTTTGACGTGAAGTGGATTTTTGTGAAGGACGTGCCCAATAACCAGCTCCGGCACATCAGGCTGGAGAATAATGACAACAAGCCGGTCACCAACTCCCGTGACACCCAGGAGGTGCCcttagaaaaagcaaagcaagtgCTGAAAATTATCGCTTCCTACAAGCACACAACCTCCATCTTTGATGACTTTTCTCACTATGAGAAgcgccaggaggaggaggaggtggtgcgCAAG GAACGGCAGAATCGAAACAAACCATAA
- the YTHDF1 gene encoding YTH domain-containing family protein 1 isoform X2 → MADPYLSSYYPPSIGFPYSLNEAPWSTGGDPPIPYLTTYGQLSNGDHHFMHDAVFGQPGGLGNNIYQHRFNFFPENPAFSAWGTSGSQGQQAQSSAYGSSYTYPPSSLGGTIVDGQTGFHSETLNKAPGMNSLEQGMVGLKIGDVTTSAVKTVGSVVSSVAMTGVLSGNGGTNVNMPVSKPTSWAAIASKPAKPQPKMKAKSGPVIGAALPPPPIKHNMDIGTWDNQGPVPKAPAPQQAPAPQSAPQPQPVVQPLPTQPPPLAQPQYPSPQQPPQTRWVAPRNRNAAFGQSGGTSGDGNSPGNTQPSSAPTVESHPVLEKLKAAHSYNPKEFDWNLKSGRVFIIKSYSEDDIHRSIKYSIWCSTEHGNKRLDGAFRAASSKGPVYLLFSVNGSGHFCGVAEMKSPVDYGTSAGVWSQDKWKGKFDVKWIFVKDVPNNQLRHIRLENNDNKPVTNSRDTQEVPLEKAKQVLKIIASYKHTTSIFDDFSHYEKRQEEEEVVRKERQNRNKP, encoded by the exons ATGGCGGATCCTTACCTGTCCAGCTATTACCCACCGTCCATCGGATTTCCTTACTCCCTCAATGAGGCACCCTGGTCTACCGGAGGGGACCCTCCGATCCCATACCTCACCACTTACGGACAGCTCAGTAATGGAGACCATCATTTTATGCATGATGCTgtgtttgggcagcccgggggtcTGGGGAACAACATCTATCAGCACAGGTTTAATTTCTTCCCTGAAAACCCTGCCTTCTCAGCCTGGGGGACAAGTGGGTCTCAGGGGCAGCAGGCTCAGAGCTCGGCATATGGGAGCAGCTACACTTACCCACCAAgctccctgggtggcacaattgtGGACGGGCAGACAGGCTTTCACAGCGAGACTCTCAACAAGGCCCCTGGGATGAACAGCCTGGAGCAGGGCATGGTGGGTCTGAAGATTGGGGACGTCACCACCTCTGCCGTCAAAACTGTGGGGTCGGTCGTTAGCAGTGTGGCGATGACTGGTGTCCTTTCTGGCAACGGTGGGACAAACGTCAATATGCCAGTTTCAAAGCCAACCTCGTGGGCTGCCATTGCCAGCAAGCCGGCAAAACCACAGccgaaaatgaaagcaaaaagcGGACCTGTAATTGGGGCCGCCCTGCCCCCTCCGCCGATAAAGCATAACATGGACATTGGCACGTGGGACAACCAGGGGCCCGTGCCCAAGGCTCCGGCCCCGCAGCAGGCTCCGGCCCCCCAGTCAGCCCCACAGCCTCAGCCAGTTGTGCAGCCTCTTCCTACTCAGCCTCCCCCTTTGGCCCAGCCACAGTATCCAAGCCCTCAGCAGCCACCCCAAACCCGCTGGGTCGCCCCTCGCAATAGAAATGCGGCATTTGGGCAGAGCGGAGGGACCAGCGGTGATGGTAACTCGCCTGGAAATACCCAGCCTAGTTCTGCCCCCACCGTGGAGTCCCACCCGGttcttgaaaaactgaaagctgCCCACAGCTATAACCCTAAAGAGTTTGATTGGAATCTTAAAAGTGGACGCGTGTTCATAATAAAAAGCTACTCTGAGGACGACATCCACCGCTCCATCAAGTACTCCATCTGGTGCAGCACAGAGCACGGCAACAAGCGCCTGGACGGGGCATTTCGCGCCGCGAGCAGCAAGGGGCCTGTGTACCTGCTCTTCAGCGTCAACGGGAGTGGGCACTTCTGCGGGGTGGCTGAGATGAAGTCACCCGTGGACTATGGCACAAGCGCTGGCGTCTGGTCTCAGGACAAGTGGAAAGGCAAGTTTGACGTGAAGTGGATTTTTGTGAAGGACGTGCCCAATAACCAGCTCCGGCACATCAGGCTGGAGAATAATGACAACAAGCCGGTCACCAACTCCCGTGACACCCAGGAGGTGCCcttagaaaaagcaaagcaagtgCTGAAAATTATCGCTTCCTACAAGCACACAACCTCCATCTTTGATGACTTTTCTCACTATGAGAAgcgccaggaggaggaggaggtggtgcgCAAG GAACGGCAGAATCGAAACAAACCATAA